The Thermodesulfovibrionales bacterium genome segment CCGGGTAAGTACAGGTACCGGCCTCAACGCCTCCTGCCTCTTCCCCGCTTCTCCTCTTGCCCGAAACCTCTCCTCCGGAGATGGGGAGCCTGAAACAACACCCCTTCTCGTGTCTTTGATGAACTCACGAAGGAGCCGGAGGCCTGTGAAGAGCAACACAGAGCCCACAAAGAGCTTGAAGGCCCTCGGGTCCGGAATGTAATGGACCCTCGCGTAGTAGCCGAGAAATACCCCGGGAAGTGTGCCTGCGATGACCACCCATGTCAGGGGCCACGCCATGCGGCCCTCTTTGATGTAGCGGTACACGCCGCTGGGAATAGCAAAGATGTTGAAGACATGGTTTGTGCCGCTCACAGAGGGAGCTGTGTAGTTGAGAACGCTCATCTGGAAGGGGAGAAGGAGAAAGGCGCCGGAGATGCCCCCCATTGAGGTAAGAAAGGAGATTACCATTGCAACAAGCGGCGGGAGAAAGAGATTCGTTTTAACGCCGGAGACGGCGAACAGAAAATCCATGGGTCCTCCACATTCTCGATGGCCTCGGACGACGGTCAATTCTACACTGTTAACTCTGCCTGTTTCAAGAAAGCGATATCCCAGGTAGTGTCAAGCTTTTTGTGTAAATTCCTTTAAGAGCTTTTTCCCCCACTGTTCGTTCAGGTGATTCAATACCGCATATACGATCCTTTCAATGCTCTGGTCATGATTGAAGCAACTCATGGGCCTTGTCCTCCGCCTC includes the following:
- a CDS encoding sulfite exporter TauE/SafE family protein; the protein is MDFLFAVSGVKTNLFLPPLVAMVISFLTSMGGISGAFLLLPFQMSVLNYTAPSVSGTNHVFNIFAIPSGVYRYIKEGRMAWPLTWVVIAGTLPGVFLGYYARVHYIPDPRAFKLFVGSVLLFTGLRLLREFIKDTRRGVVSGSPSPEERFRARGEAGKRQEALRPVPVLTRDAVVRTISLSLTRVAYEFRGERFSFNTIEMFGLAFIVGIIGGAYGIGGGSIIAPFCVTVFHLPVYTVAGAALMATFMTSVAGALFFTLIPAGKGIAAMPDWPLGVLFGLGGFIGMYFGARFQKFVPQRFLKLMLGAVIVFLAIRYVVQYFMP